A stretch of the Sulfuritortus calidifontis genome encodes the following:
- the gcvPA gene encoding aminomethyl-transferring glycine dehydrogenase subunit GcvPA translates to MPFIPHTEEDVAAMLASIGAKSIEELFDEIPAELKCGGLEAVPAGEPEMAVTRLMHERAAQDGFYLNFIGAGAYEHHIPAAVWQIVSRGEFYSAYTPYQAEASQGTLQLIYEYQTMMTRLTGLDVSNASLYDGASGLAEAVLMAVRAAKNGSRRVLVPAALHPRYRAVTRAVVKNQNIELVEVPFDPASGTTPVEALAPYAGQAAAGLVIPQPNFFGGLEAVDTLTDWAHSNNMLAIAVVNPLSLALLKAPGSWGGQGADICVGDGQPLGVPLASGGPYFGFMTCKQALARQMPGRIVGRTVDRDGKSGFVLTLQAREQHIRRSKATSNICTNQGLLVTAATIHMSLLGAEGLRRVALASHANTKALVEKLSAIPGVSRAHNGPFFHEAVLRLGSDAGEVLRALRAQGILGGYALGRDYSGMDDAILVCATETKTAGDLDRYAQQLERILSRRREAPPCAYKS, encoded by the coding sequence ATGCCGTTCATTCCGCACACCGAGGAAGACGTGGCCGCGATGCTCGCGAGCATCGGCGCCAAGTCGATCGAAGAGCTGTTCGACGAGATCCCGGCCGAGCTCAAATGCGGCGGCCTCGAGGCCGTTCCCGCCGGCGAGCCGGAGATGGCGGTGACTCGACTCATGCACGAGCGGGCGGCGCAGGACGGCTTTTATCTCAACTTCATCGGCGCCGGCGCCTACGAGCACCACATCCCGGCGGCGGTCTGGCAGATCGTCAGCCGTGGCGAGTTCTATTCGGCCTACACGCCATACCAGGCCGAGGCCAGCCAAGGCACGCTGCAGCTGATCTACGAATACCAGACCATGATGACCCGGCTGACCGGGCTCGATGTCTCCAATGCCTCGCTCTACGATGGCGCCTCCGGGCTGGCCGAGGCGGTGCTCATGGCCGTGCGCGCCGCCAAGAACGGCTCGCGCCGCGTGCTGGTGCCGGCCGCGCTGCATCCGCGCTATCGCGCCGTGACCCGGGCGGTGGTGAAGAACCAGAACATCGAGCTGGTCGAGGTTCCCTTCGACCCCGCCAGCGGCACCACGCCGGTCGAGGCGCTCGCGCCCTACGCGGGCCAGGCCGCCGCCGGCCTGGTGATCCCGCAGCCCAACTTCTTCGGCGGCCTGGAGGCGGTCGATACGCTGACCGATTGGGCGCACAGCAACAATATGCTCGCCATCGCCGTGGTCAACCCGCTGAGCCTGGCCCTGCTCAAGGCGCCGGGTAGCTGGGGCGGGCAGGGCGCCGACATCTGCGTCGGCGACGGTCAGCCCCTGGGGGTGCCGCTCGCTTCCGGCGGCCCCTATTTCGGCTTCATGACCTGCAAACAGGCGCTGGCCCGGCAGATGCCCGGCCGCATCGTCGGCCGCACGGTCGACCGCGACGGCAAGTCCGGCTTCGTGCTCACCCTGCAGGCGCGCGAGCAGCACATCCGCCGGTCCAAGGCCACCTCCAACATCTGCACCAACCAGGGCCTGCTGGTGACGGCGGCGACCATCCACATGTCGCTGCTCGGTGCCGAGGGCTTGAGGCGCGTGGCCCTGGCCTCGCATGCCAACACCAAGGCACTGGTCGAGAAACTCAGCGCGATTCCGGGTGTGAGTCGTGCCCACAACGGGCCGTTCTTCCACGAGGCGGTGCTGCGCCTGGGCAGTGACGCAGGCGAGGTGCTGCGTGCCCTGCGCGCCCAGGGCATCCTCGGCGGCTACGCCCTTGGCCGCGACTATTCGGGCATGGACGACGCCATCCTGGTCTGCGCCACCGAGACCAAGACGGCTGGCGACCTCGACCGATATGCGCAACAATTGGAGCGTATCCTGAGCCGTCGGCGGGAAGCTCCACCGTGTGCTTACAAGTCCTAA
- the gcvT gene encoding glycine cleavage system aminomethyltransferase GcvT encodes MLKQTPLNAKHREANAKLVDFSGWEMPIHYGSQIEEHNIVRRDAGMFDVSHMLPVDIKGEGARAFLKKLVANNVDKLQTTGRALYTCMLHEGGGVVDDLIVYFMTESWFRLVVNAGCADKDLAWMETQREKFLSAAANMSEANVKPDSSGGQSHKFAPGLEIKPLRDLAMIAVQGPKAAEKLWQALPGSEELTRPMKPFTAVMIGQMFVARTGYTGEDGFEIMLPAKAAPFFWQALLDVGVKPCGLGARDTLRLEAGMNLYGQDMDETTTPLESGLAWTVDLKSERDFVGKDSLLRLPVSRQLVGLLLLDKGVLRAHQHVLTREGAGEITSGSFSPTLNASVALARIPVGVNLGDEVEVEIRDKRLKARVVKYPFVRNGKAMI; translated from the coding sequence ATGCTCAAACAAACCCCGCTCAATGCGAAACACCGCGAGGCCAACGCCAAGCTGGTCGACTTCTCCGGCTGGGAGATGCCCATCCACTACGGCTCGCAGATCGAGGAGCACAACATCGTGCGGCGTGACGCCGGCATGTTCGACGTCTCGCATATGCTGCCGGTCGACATCAAGGGCGAGGGCGCCCGCGCCTTTCTGAAAAAGCTGGTCGCCAACAACGTCGACAAGCTGCAGACGACCGGGCGCGCGCTCTACACCTGCATGCTGCACGAGGGCGGCGGCGTGGTCGACGACCTCATCGTCTACTTCATGACCGAATCCTGGTTCCGCCTGGTGGTCAACGCCGGCTGCGCCGACAAGGACCTGGCCTGGATGGAGACCCAGCGCGAAAAGTTTCTTTCGGCGGCGGCTAACATGAGCGAAGCGAATGTCAAGCCCGACTCGTCGGGCGGCCAGAGCCACAAGTTCGCGCCCGGCCTGGAGATCAAGCCGCTGCGCGACCTGGCCATGATCGCGGTGCAGGGCCCCAAGGCCGCCGAGAAGCTGTGGCAGGCCCTGCCCGGCAGCGAGGAGCTGACCCGGCCGATGAAGCCGTTCACCGCCGTCATGATCGGCCAGATGTTCGTCGCCCGCACCGGCTACACCGGCGAGGATGGCTTCGAGATCATGCTGCCGGCCAAGGCCGCGCCCTTTTTCTGGCAGGCCCTGCTCGATGTCGGGGTCAAGCCCTGCGGCCTGGGCGCCCGCGACACCCTGCGCCTGGAGGCTGGCATGAACCTGTATGGCCAGGACATGGACGAGACCACGACGCCGCTGGAATCCGGCCTGGCCTGGACGGTGGACCTGAAGAGCGAGCGAGACTTCGTCGGCAAGGATTCGCTGCTGCGCCTGCCGGTCAGCCGGCAGCTGGTCGGCCTCCTGCTGCTGGACAAGGGCGTGCTGCGCGCACACCAGCATGTGCTCACCCGCGAGGGCGCAGGCGAGATCACCAGCGGTTCGTTCAGCCCCACCCTCAATGCCTCCGTTGCCCTGGCCCGCATCCCGGTCGGCGTCAACCTGGGCGACGAGGTGGAAGTGGAAATTCGCGATAAACGATTGAAGGCACGTGTGGTGAAATACCCCTTCGTGCGCAACGGCAAGGCAATGATTTAG
- a CDS encoding DUF3426 domain-containing protein, with protein MLTACPECRTTFRISQEQLDAKRGLVRCGHCNAVFNAYDALLPEIRVPPAEAGPETPPVAAPAPAVPEPEPAAELPGQRQEPRLDLKFKLEPPEPEPAPEPDLRADILAGLAAYREEPPVEPVELPPWLEEATREPESPDSILLSELPVREKAGWQGVVRGLFATLLVLLLIAQALYFLRSPLAAWQPVLRPYLEAACAPFGCQVPLPRDRDALRVESSSLETDPESPASARLRVAFSNRADQAMAWPHLVLTLTDLRDKPLAQRVFAPREYLPARHLNTSGIKAGQEYEVQLDLDLASLTAAGYRVALEYP; from the coding sequence ATGCTGACCGCCTGCCCCGAGTGCCGCACCACCTTCCGCATCAGCCAGGAGCAGCTCGACGCCAAGCGCGGCTTGGTCCGCTGCGGTCACTGCAACGCGGTGTTCAACGCCTACGACGCCCTGCTGCCCGAGATCCGCGTGCCGCCGGCCGAGGCGGGGCCTGAGACCCCACCCGTCGCCGCGCCTGCGCCCGCCGTGCCGGAACCCGAGCCGGCTGCCGAGCTGCCGGGGCAGCGGCAGGAGCCCCGGCTCGACCTCAAGTTCAAGCTGGAGCCGCCCGAACCCGAACCGGCACCGGAGCCCGACCTGCGGGCCGACATCCTGGCCGGCCTGGCCGCCTATCGCGAAGAGCCGCCGGTCGAGCCGGTCGAGTTGCCGCCCTGGCTGGAAGAAGCCACGCGGGAGCCGGAAAGCCCGGACAGCATCCTGCTCTCCGAATTGCCGGTGCGGGAGAAGGCCGGCTGGCAAGGCGTGGTCCGCGGCCTGTTCGCCACCTTGCTCGTGCTGCTGCTCATCGCCCAGGCCTTGTATTTCCTGCGCAGCCCGCTGGCGGCCTGGCAGCCCGTGCTGCGGCCCTATCTCGAGGCGGCCTGCGCCCCCTTCGGCTGCCAGGTGCCGCTGCCGCGCGACCGCGACGCGCTGCGGGTGGAGTCTTCCTCGCTGGAGACCGATCCGGAAAGCCCGGCCAGCGCCCGCCTGCGCGTGGCCTTCAGCAACCGGGCCGATCAGGCCATGGCCTGGCCGCACCTGGTGCTGACCCTGACCGACCTGCGCGACAAGCCCCTGGCCCAGCGGGTGTTCGCCCCGCGCGAGTATCTGCCGGCCCGGCATCTCAATACCTCGGGCATCAAGGCCGGCCAGGAATACGAAGTCCAGCTCGATCTGGACCTGGCCAGCCTCACCGCGGCCGGTTATCGGGTCGCCCTGGAATACCCCTGA
- the lipA gene encoding lipoyl synthase — MQTATQRNLTRMPVWIRQNLGREAHFPATRQAVHGQGLHTVCEEARCPNRGECWSRGTATFMLLGDTCTRACAFCAVKTGRPTWFDADEPRRVAESVIAMGLDYVVLTSVNRDDLDDGGAFAFAETLRELRARKPGIGVEFLTPDFRHTQANAVRVFNDTLARLPEGARRDLVWGHNVETVPRFYREARKGAKYERSLELLALAAQQPGIEAKSALMLGLGETQEEVLAVLRDLRAAGVSRVSLGQYLRPALDNLPVARYVHPDEFADYEAAARELGFAWVKAGPLVRSSYYAEEIQLAVGSGQLAVKALPVAVDCQLKTEG, encoded by the coding sequence TTGCAGACTGCAACTCAACGCAACCTTACCCGCATGCCGGTCTGGATCCGCCAGAACCTCGGTCGCGAGGCGCACTTCCCGGCCACCCGCCAGGCGGTGCATGGCCAGGGCCTGCACACCGTGTGCGAAGAGGCCCGCTGCCCCAACCGCGGCGAATGCTGGAGCCGCGGCACCGCCACCTTCATGCTGCTGGGCGACACCTGCACCCGGGCCTGCGCCTTCTGCGCGGTGAAGACCGGCCGGCCGACCTGGTTCGATGCCGACGAGCCGCGCCGCGTGGCCGAGTCGGTGATCGCCATGGGTCTCGATTACGTGGTGCTGACCTCGGTCAACCGCGATGACCTTGACGATGGCGGCGCCTTCGCCTTCGCCGAAACCCTGCGCGAGTTGCGCGCGCGCAAGCCCGGCATCGGCGTCGAGTTCCTCACCCCCGATTTCCGCCACACCCAGGCCAATGCCGTGCGCGTGTTCAACGACACCCTGGCCAGGCTGCCGGAAGGCGCGCGGCGCGATCTGGTCTGGGGCCACAACGTCGAGACCGTGCCCCGTTTCTATCGCGAGGCGCGCAAGGGCGCCAAGTACGAGCGCTCGTTGGAACTGCTGGCCCTCGCTGCGCAGCAACCCGGCATCGAAGCCAAATCGGCGCTGATGCTCGGCCTGGGCGAGACGCAAGAAGAGGTGCTGGCCGTGCTGCGCGACCTGCGCGCGGCGGGTGTCAGTCGTGTTTCTCTGGGCCAGTACCTGCGCCCCGCGCTCGACAACCTGCCGGTCGCCCGCTATGTCCACCCGGACGAATTCGCCGACTACGAGGCGGCCGCGCGCGAGCTGGGCTTTGCCTGGGTCAAGGCCGGGCCGCTGGTGCGCAGCTCCTATTACGCGGAAGAAATCCAGTTGGCAGTTGGCAGTGGTCAGCTTGCAGTAAAAGCACTACCTGTCGCTGTCGACTGCCAACTGAAAACCGAAGGCTGA
- the gcvH gene encoding glycine cleavage system protein GcvH, which translates to MSIPADLKYTKSHEWARLEADGTVTVGITHHAQDLLGDMVFVENPTVGRKLAAGEECAVVESVKAASDVYAPIAGEVVAVNGDVEASPESINKDAYGAWMFKLKPDNAADLNGLLDAAAYQAHVESEAH; encoded by the coding sequence ATGAGCATCCCCGCCGATCTGAAGTACACCAAGTCCCACGAATGGGCCCGGCTCGAGGCCGACGGCACGGTGACCGTGGGCATCACCCACCATGCCCAGGACCTCTTGGGCGACATGGTCTTCGTCGAGAACCCCACCGTCGGCCGCAAGCTGGCCGCGGGCGAGGAGTGCGCCGTGGTCGAATCGGTCAAGGCCGCCTCTGATGTCTACGCCCCGATCGCCGGCGAGGTGGTGGCGGTGAACGGCGACGTCGAGGCCAGCCCCGAGAGCATCAACAAGGACGCCTACGGCGCCTGGATGTTCAAGCTCAAGCCGGACAACGCGGCCGATCTGAACGGCCTGCTCGACGCCGCCGCCTACCAGGCCCACGTGGAATCCGAAGCGCACTGA
- the tpx gene encoding thiol peroxidase, whose translation MAIVTLGGEKVQVGGNFPRPGDTAPSFMLVDKDLNDVSLSQFWGKKKILNIVPSLDTPVCQASTRKFNAVANELPNTVILVISADLPFAQARFCGAEGLDNVITLSTMRGRDFNKQYGVMIMDPPLAGLLARAVILLDEEDKVIYSELVPEIKQEPDYGALLDAFREATQEKK comes from the coding sequence ATGGCAATCGTGACCCTAGGTGGCGAAAAGGTTCAGGTCGGCGGCAACTTCCCCCGGCCGGGCGATACCGCACCCAGCTTCATGCTGGTCGACAAGGATCTGAACGATGTCTCCCTGTCCCAGTTCTGGGGCAAGAAGAAGATCCTCAACATCGTGCCCAGCCTGGATACCCCGGTGTGCCAGGCCTCGACCCGCAAGTTCAACGCGGTGGCCAACGAGCTGCCGAACACCGTCATCCTGGTGATCTCGGCCGACCTGCCCTTCGCCCAGGCCCGCTTCTGCGGCGCCGAGGGGCTGGACAACGTGATCACCCTGTCGACCATGCGCGGCCGCGACTTCAACAAGCAGTACGGCGTCATGATCATGGACCCGCCGCTGGCCGGCCTGCTGGCCCGGGCGGTGATCCTGCTCGACGAGGAGGACAAGGTGATCTATTCGGAGCTGGTGCCCGAGATCAAGCAGGAACCCGACTACGGCGCGCTGCTCGACGCCTTCCGCGAAGCAACCCAGGAAAAGAAGTAG
- the prmA gene encoding 50S ribosomal protein L11 methyltransferase, whose translation MAWLSLKLPADADQAEAWSDALMAAGALSVSIEDRDAGTEAEQPQFGEPGLDEPKSWQRNWVEALLPAEADVPGLLAEAARAAKLALPADYQVEQIEEQDWVRLTQSQFEPIRISHRLWIVPSWHQAPDPQAISIELDPGLAFGTGSHPTTRLCLRWLEQAIRGGESVLDYGCGSGILAIAAAKLGAGRVVGVDIDPQAVTASRDNAERNKIEAMFCLADELPKLPDSLSPNPPPEGEGAIAEPKAIYDILVANILTNPLRALLPLLAARVRCGGRIALSGILEAQADEILAAYASAFDMRLWATEEGWVCLEGVKRC comes from the coding sequence GTGGCCTGGCTCTCCCTGAAGCTCCCCGCCGACGCCGACCAGGCCGAGGCCTGGTCCGACGCCCTGATGGCGGCCGGCGCGCTCTCGGTCTCGATCGAGGACCGCGACGCCGGCACCGAGGCCGAGCAGCCGCAGTTCGGCGAGCCCGGCCTGGACGAGCCCAAGTCCTGGCAGCGCAACTGGGTCGAGGCCCTGCTGCCGGCCGAGGCCGACGTGCCCGGGCTGCTGGCCGAGGCCGCGCGCGCGGCCAAGCTGGCGCTGCCCGCCGATTATCAAGTCGAACAAATCGAAGAACAGGACTGGGTGCGGCTGACCCAGTCCCAGTTCGAGCCCATCCGCATCTCGCATCGGCTGTGGATCGTGCCCAGCTGGCACCAGGCGCCGGACCCGCAGGCGATCTCGATCGAACTCGATCCCGGCCTCGCCTTCGGCACCGGCAGCCACCCCACCACCCGGCTCTGCCTGCGCTGGCTGGAGCAGGCCATCCGGGGTGGGGAATCGGTGCTCGACTACGGCTGCGGCTCCGGCATCCTGGCCATCGCCGCGGCCAAGCTGGGCGCCGGCCGGGTGGTCGGGGTCGATATCGACCCGCAGGCCGTCACGGCCTCGCGCGACAACGCCGAGCGCAATAAGATCGAGGCCATGTTTTGCTTGGCCGATGAGTTGCCCAAGTTGCCGGATTCCCTCAGCCCCAACCCTCCCCCAGAGGGGGAGGGGGCAATTGCTGAGCCCAAGGCGATATACGACATCCTGGTCGCCAACATCCTGACCAATCCGCTGCGGGCCCTGCTGCCGCTGCTGGCGGCGCGCGTGCGCTGCGGCGGCCGCATCGCGCTGTCCGGCATCCTCGAGGCCCAGGCCGACGAGATCCTCGCCGCCTACGCCAGCGCCTTCGACATGCGGCTGTGGGCGACGGAGGAGGGCTGGGTCTGCCTGGAGGGGGTGAAGCGATGCTGA